Sequence from the Gemmatimonadales bacterium genome:
GGAGGGAGGGGAAGCGCCTTCCGCAGCGGACCGGCGAGCGCTTCACCGGTCACCACCAGCACATGGGCGGGGTCCACCAGTCCGGCCAGTCGCTCGACCGCCTCTTCCGCCGTGGAGCGCGGGCCGGCCAGGGGGAGCAGTTGTTTCGGGTGCGCCGGGGTGCTGAGCGGCCAGAATCGCGTGCCGGAGCCACCGGCGAGGAGGACGGCCCAGCGCATCAGAGCAGTGCGGAGAGCGCTTCGGCTTCCGCGGAGAGTTCGAAGAGGAGGGTGCCCACGTTCACGTCCCGGCGCACGAGGAGGAGCAGCGAGGCGTCATCCCGCACGGGGTGGATGACCACGCGGCCGGATTCGTACTCGACGACGCCGATCTGGAGCTTGCCCTGCCTGGTGCTCTGACCCAGCTGGGCGAGCTGTCGCAGGGCGGCGGAACCGACCGCCGCCAGCTCATCGGCGGCGGGATCGTTGCCGGCCTGGGCGACCGAGAGACCGTCGTCGCTCAAGACCAGCACGCCGAGCACACCGGGGCGCGCGGCCAGGTCATCCAAGAGGCCTGAAATTGTGGGCATTCAGCGTGCTCCGCGGCGGGGGTCGAGGCCCGCGGAACGTAGATGGCGACCGGGGCGAAGTCAAGAAACCACGGTGGGTTGACCCACTTCATCCCCGTTGGTAACCTTCCGTTCTTATGCGCCTTCCACACCTGCTTTCCATGCTCGCCGCCGTCGCGACCGCTTCGGCCTGCAGCGACAACGTCAACCTCGCGCCGGCGTCGATCCCGAACGTGGTCGACACCTTCACGATCGGCTCGCTCACCAGCTCGCCGGTGTCGATCCCCAGCGCCTATTCCGTCGCCGACGGCAACGTGGTCCGTACCGACCTGACCTCCGCTTTCGACTTCGCGTACAACGTGGACGCCACGGGGCAGCACGTCCTCCTCACGCTCGAAGTGATGCGGTTGGTCACCACCAACGGGTCGGGGCCGGGCATGCAGTTTACCTCGAAGCCGTTCGACCAATTGAGCCAGGCGCCGTCGAACGGGTGGATCACCGGGGACACGATCAAGGTCGATTCCGGTACCGTGCTGCTGCTCCGCTCGCGGATCATTTGCGGCGGGCTCGGTGTCCCGCTCTATGGGAAGATGGAAGTGCTCTCCATCGACGACACGCCAGGGAACCAGACCATGACCTTCGCGGCGCTCTCCAACGAAAACTGCGGCTACAAGAGTCTGGTCCCCGGCCTCCCGAGGGACTGAGGCTGTGATCGACCTTCGCCAGCTGCGCCAGGATCCCGACGGCGTCCGGAGCCGGTTGGCCCGGCGCCTCGATCCGGGCGTCGACGCCAGGCTCGAGGAGATTCTCGCCCTCGACGTCCAGCGCCGTGCCATTCTCTCCCGCGTTGAATCCCTGAAGTCGGAACGGAACAAGGCCACCGAGGAGGTGGCGCGACGCAAGCGGGCCAAGCAGCCGGCCGAAGATCTCATGGCGGACCTGCGCGCATCCGGCGAGGAGGTGCGGGTGCTCGACGCCGAGTTGCGGGAGGTCGAGGCGGCGCTGGAAGCCCGGGCGCTGGACGTCCCCAACCTCCCGTCGCCCGAGTGTCCCGACGGCGATGCGACGGCCAACACCGTCCTGCGCAGCTGGGGCAGCCCACCGACGTTCGACTTTGAGCCGCGTCCGCACTGGGAACTCGGCGAACGACTCGGGATTCTCGACCTGCCGCGCGGGGCCAAGCTGTCGGGGAGCGGGTTCCCGGTCTTCGTCGGGCTTGGCGCGCGCCTGGTGCGCGCCCTC
This genomic interval carries:
- a CDS encoding roadblock/LC7 domain-containing protein, whose translation is MPTISGLLDDLAARPGVLGVLVLSDDGLSVAQAGNDPAADELAAVGSAALRQLAQLGQSTRQGKLQIGVVEYESGRVVIHPVRDDASLLLLVRRDVNVGTLLFELSAEAEALSALL